One region of Ananas comosus cultivar F153 linkage group 9, ASM154086v1, whole genome shotgun sequence genomic DNA includes:
- the LOC109715199 gene encoding L-type lectin-domain containing receptor kinase IV.1-like, whose amino-acid sequence MLLKLPSLLFLLHLLLLLKLVASSPTEGVNFTINGFSRANLTLDGIATVSSNGLLILTNNTIEQKGHAFHPSPLCFRCNLSDGSIPSFSTTFAFAIAPQLADLGGNGFAFVITHSTDFSNAQQAQFLGLFNPGNNGNATNHVVAIELDTILNPEFQDIDDNHVGIDINGLQSQAARTAGYYADNTGEFRNLTLISGKAMQVWVDYNGIDSMLNVTLSPINKIGTPTTKPTKPLMSFTVNLSAVLLDLPVHVGFSAATGSMTSSHYVLGWSFAMGVGHVQAPPLDYSKLPAIPRANLKRHRSRTLGLWLAVASLVFVLLVTVVAFTEVRRRKKYAELREDWEVEFGPHRFSYRDLFRATNGFSERELLGVGGFGRVYRGTLPNSGAEVAVKRVSHESRQGMRQFVAEIVSMGRLRHRNIVQLLGYCRRKGELLLVYDFIPSGSLDKYLHYGRDHKPALGWSQRFRIVKGVAAGLLYLHEEWEQVVVHRDIKASNVLLDGEMNAKLGDFGLAKLYDHGIDPHTTHVVGTMGYLAPELVRSGRASTATDVFAFGVFVLEVACGRRPVEELAVGPQGEQLMLVDWVIENWREGSILDTVDSGLGGEYAREEAEMVLKLGLMCSHPHPEARPGMRLVVQYLEGRAPLPELSPDYLYFRNLSLAYNEGFDDFVISYPSSVPSASTFSGGK is encoded by the exons ATGTTACTAAAGCTTCCATCCTTACTCTTccttctccatcttctccttctccttaaGCTTGTAGCTTCTTCTCCTACCGAAGGAGTAAACTTCACCATCAATGGATTCTCCCGAGCCAACCTCACCCTCGACGGCATCGCGACGGTATCCTCCAATGGCCTCTTAATCCTAACGAACAACACTATTGAACAAAAAGGCCACGCCTTCCACCCTTCCCCTCTCTGCTTCCGCTGCAACCTCTCCGACGGTAGCATCCCCTCCTTCTCCACCACCTTCGCCTTCGCCATCGCCCCCCAGCTTGCCGACCTCGGCGGCAACGGGTTCGCCTTTGTAATCACCCACTCGACAGACTTCTCCAATGCCCAACAGGCCCAGTTCTTGGGCTTGTTCAACCCGGGCAACAATGGCAACGCCACCAATCATGTCGTTGCCATCGAGCTCGACACGATACTCAACCCCGAGTTCCAAGACATCGACGACAACCACGTCGGGATCGACATCAATGGGTTGCAGTCCCAGGCAGCACGAACAGCCGGGTACTATGCGGACAATACCGGAGAATTCAGGAACTTGACCCTCATCAGTGGCAAGGCCATGCAAGTGTGGGTCGACTACAACGGCATAGATTCGATGCTAAATGTTACGCTCTCCCCTATAAACAAAATTGGAACGCCGACGACGAAGCCTACTAAACCGTTGATGTCGTTCACGGTCAACCTCTCCGCCGTGCTGTTAGACTTGCCCGTGCACGTGGGCTTCTCCGCGGCAACGGGCTCCATGACGTCGTCACACTATGTCCTCGGATGGAGCTTCGCCATGGGCGTAGGTCACGTTCAGGCCCCGCCCCTTGACTACTCGAAGCTGCCTGCGATCCCCCGCGCGAATCTCAAACGCCACAGGTCGAGAACTCTGGGCTTGTGGCTGGCCGTGGCTTCTTTAGTGTTCGTGCTGCTGGTGACGGTTGTGGCATTCACGGAGGTGAGGCGGCGGAAAAAGTACGCGGAGCTTCGCGAGGATTGGGAGGTGGAGTTCGGGCCACACCGGTTCTCCTACCGAGACCTCTTCCGAGCCACCAACGGGTTCAGCGAGAGGGAGCTGCTGGGAGTCGGCGGCTTCGGGAGGGTCTACAGAGGAACATTGCCAAATTCTGGAGCGGAGGTGGCGGTGAAGAGGGTCTCCCACGAGTCGCGGCAGGGGATGCGGCAGTTCGTGGCGGAGATTGTCAGCAtgggccgcctccgccaccgcaacATCGTGCAGCTGCTCGGCTATTGCCGTCGCAAGGGGGAGCTTCTCCTGGTCTACGACTTCATCCCCAGTGGTAGCCTCGACAAGTACCTGCACTATGGACGGGATCATAAGCCTGCTCTCGGGTGGTCGCAAAGGTTTCGGATCGTGAAAGGGGTCGCGGCGGGGCTCCTCTATCTTCACGAAGAGTGGGAGCAAGTCGTTGTGCACAGAGACATCAAGGCAAGCAATGTGCTGCTGGACGGCGAGATGAACGCCAAGCTGGGAGATTTCGGTCTCGCGAAGCTGTACGACCACGGGATCGATCCGCATACAACCCACGTGGTGGGGACGATGGGTTATCTCGCGCCGGAGCTTGTAAGGAGTGGGAGGGCATCCACTGCCACCGACGTGTTCGCCTTTGGAGTTTTCGTCTTAGAG gtTGCTTGCGGGCGGAGGCCGGTGGAGGAATTGGCCGTGGGCCCGCAAGGGGAGCAACTCATGTTGGTGGATTGGGTGATCGAGAATTGGCGAGAGGGTTCGATTCTCGACACGGTGGATTCCGGATTGGGAGGAGAGTACGCAAGGGAGGAGGCGGAGATGGTGCTGAAGCTGGGTCTGATGTGCTCGCACCCGCACCCGGAGGCACGGCCGGGCATGCGGCTGGTGGTGCAGTACTTGGAGGGCCGAGCACCGCTCCCGGAGCTGTCGCCGGATTATCTCTACTTCCGCAACCTATCATTGGCTTACAACGAAGGTTTTGATGATTTTGTCATCTCCTATCCATCCTCCGTGCCAAGTGCATCTACTTTCTCCGGAGGAAAATGA
- the LOC109715204 gene encoding cytochrome c oxidase subunit 6a, mitochondrial-like — protein sequence MVEGVLSESSNLEIQVASGDFEKKCEQSARKEPERSRKKLPEAATATPTANSALRSAAAAAAARTKPSVASAELRRLPPRRSFSSAAHHDDASEAEKWEKITYAGIITCTILTIYNLRKGHHHYPDPPPYPYLHIRNKEFPWGPDSLFESMKKKHSDH from the exons ATGGTTGAAGGGGTTCTTAGTGAATCTTCAAACTTAGAAATTCAAGTGGCTTCTGGAGATTTCGAAAAGAAGTGCGAACAGAGCGCGCGAAAGGAACCCGAACGAAGTCGGAAGAAGCTTCCAGAAGCAGCGACGGCGACGCCAACGGCGAACTCCGCACTCCGATCGgcagccgcggcggcggcggcgcgcacGAAGCCCTCGGTCGCCTCCGCAGAGCTACGCCGCCTCCCCCCTCGCCGGAGCTTCTCCTCCGCCGCTCACCACGACGACGCAA GTGAGGCGgagaaatgggagaagatcacgtACGCGGGGATTATAACGTGCACGATCCTCACCATTTATAACCTTCGAAAGGGTCATCACCACTACCCGGATCCTCCT CCGTACCCGTATCTCCATATCCGGAACAAAGAGTTTCCTTGGG GTCCTGATAGCCTTTTTGAAAGCATGAAGAAGAAGCATTCAGACCATTAA
- the LOC109715203 gene encoding mitotic apparatus protein p62-like, with translation MLRQSSSRNQRNKVLRVKHVLQMSLLVAVSFWLLYQLKHSYDKKKASVDENLATSSNLEEEQQRFVKLGRKDLPDNEEANLDEEREKEREAVKRVMEEEEEIGEGEQVRGNERDDEEREDEGEDADGRGRGEASRVAREDRDLEYEDDKSEENEEKMENGDENDEEKFVGDDDNNGDIGSTIDDDTNFGEGDGDGDGDGDSSLKKTVPDDNASTNGVGSNHNESIVGLDGKEGSLNDHHRHQIAASDGVTDNSVPLQNQTFNLESMEEEKHVSVKREIDEENKPTLNNPSFTLEQEDFGENSTVSVAANDVGDVDVNKLVADAHLDLSTLPVIQGEVVKDEEDTAE, from the coding sequence ATGTTGAGACAATCATCAAGTAGGAATCAAAGAAACAAAGTGCTCAGGGTGAAGCATGTTCTTCAGATGAGCCTACTGGTTGCTGTGTCCTTCTGGCTTTTGTATCAATTGAAGCACTCTTACGACAAGAAAAAGGCGTCCGTCGATGAAAATTTGGCGACTTCATCCAACCTTGAGGAGGAGCAGCAAAGATTTGTTAAATTAGGCCGCAAAGATCTGCCGGACAATGAGGAGGCGAATCTCGACGAAGAGCGAGAGAAGGAACGAGAAGCAGTTAAGCGAGTGatggaagaggaggaagagattGGCGAGGGTGAACAAGTGAGAGGAAATGAGCGAGATGACGAGGAGAGGGAAGATGAGGGAGAAGACGCCGACGGTCGAGGCCGTGGAGAGGCTTCTCGCGTGGCTCGTGAAGATAGAGATCTAGAATACGAAGATGATAAGAGCGAAGAAAATGAGGAGAAAATGGAAAACGGTGATGAGAACGATGAGGAGAAATTCGTTGGAGACGACGACAATAACGGTGATATTGGTTCCACAATCGATGATGATACAAATTTTGGTGAAGGCGATGGCgatggcgacggcgacggcgataGCTCGTTGAAGAAGACTGTTCCGGATGATAACGCATCCACAAATGGTGTCGGTTCGAATCATAACGAATCCATTGTTGGGTTGGATGGGAAAGAGGGGTCTCTCAATGATCACCATCGTCATCAAATTGCTGCTTCTGACGGTGTCACGGATAACAGTGTTCCTCTTCAAAATCAGACTTTCAATTTGGAATCAATGGAAGAAGAAAAACATGTTAGTGTTAAGAGGGAAATTGATGAGGAAAACAAGCCGACGCTGAATAATCCTAGCTTTACACTTGAGCAAGAGGACTTTGGAGAGAACTCTACGGTATCTGTAGCGGCGAATGATGTCGGAGATGTAGATGTGAATAAATTAGTCGCAGATGCTCACCTCGATCTATCTACTTTACCTGTTATCCAAGGTGAAGTAGTGAAAGACGAAGAAGACACCGCAGAGTGA